Proteins encoded by one window of Amaranthus tricolor cultivar Red isolate AtriRed21 chromosome 4, ASM2621246v1, whole genome shotgun sequence:
- the LOC130810502 gene encoding thaumatin-like protein 1b, translating into MADYTTILSFLILTLYTQLLPGYATTFSITNNCDYTVWPGILSNAGISPLPTTGFSLQKGESKSINPPSNWAGRFWGRTFCSTDDKTGKFSCLTGDCGSGNMDCSGSGAAPPATLAEFTLSGSDGLDFYDVSLVDGYNLAMLVAPHGGSGPNCSFTGCVSDLNIQCPSELKVMSEGEANPVACKSACDAFNTPQYCCSGAYGSPDTCKPTSYSAAFKKACPRAYSYAYDDKSSTFTCGGSPDYTITFCPSPTTSQKASSSEDEGPPSTSASSSNLIMNSSMIYEGALDMSSSPSTCTNHLLSGGVTVILAFWWLWQLI; encoded by the exons ATGGCTGATTACACTACCATTCTCTCTTTCCTCATCCTTACTCTGTACACCCAACTACTTCCAG GATATGCAACAACATTCAGTATAACAAACAATTGCGATTACACAGTATGGCCTGGAATACTCTCAAATGCAGGAATCTCGCCATTACCCACTACTGGATTCTCTCTGCAAAAGGGCGAATCAAAATCCATTAACCCACCTTCAAACTGGGCTGGCCGGTTCTGGGGTCGAACCTTCTGCTCAACCGATGACAAAACCGGAAAATTTTCCTGTTTAACTGGCGATTGTGGATCTGGTAATATGGACTGTTCCGGATCCGGAGCAGCCCCACCCGCTACCCTCGCTGAGTTCACTCTGTCCGGGTCGGATGGTTTGGATTTCTATGACGTCAGCCTTGTCGACGGCTACAATTTAGCTATGTTAGTGGCTCCACATGGCGGTAGTGGGCCCAACTGTTCGTTCACCGGCTGTGTCAGTGATCTGAATATCCAGTGTCCGTCGGAATTGAAGGTGATGAGTGAAGGGGAAGCAAACCCAGTCGCGTGTAAAAGCGCGTGTGACGCATTTAATACCCCACAATATTGTTGTAGTGGGGCCTACGGTTCGCCGGATACATGTAAACCGACCAGTTATTCGGCGGCTTTCAAGAAGGCGTGTCCACGCGCTTATAGTTACGCGTATGATGATAAGAGTAGTACATTTACTTGTGGTGGTTCTCCTGATTATACCATCACTTTCTGCCCTTCTCCAACCACCAG TCAAAAGGCATCATCATCAGAAGATGAAGGTCCACCATCAAcatcagcatcatcatcaaattTGATAATGAACAGTTCAATGATATATGAAGGTGCTTTAGACATGTCATCTTCACCGTCCACGTGTACTAATCATCTACTTTCCGGTGGGGTTACCGTCATTTTAGCCTTTTGGTGGTTGTGGCAGCTCATCTGA